A genome region from Anaerolineales bacterium includes the following:
- the rplT gene encoding 50S ribosomal protein L20, with translation MTRVKGGYRPHLRHKKIIRMGKGKFGSRHRLFRRANEAMLKSLWYAFRDRRNRKRDLRKLWIVRINAAARLNGTTYSRLIAKLHAGNILLNRKLLADLAVRDPKAFTQVVEAAGK, from the coding sequence ATGACCAGAGTCAAGGGAGGCTACCGGCCTCACCTCCGCCACAAGAAGATCATCCGCATGGGCAAGGGCAAGTTCGGCTCGCGCCACCGACTGTTCCGGCGCGCCAACGAAGCCATGCTCAAGAGCCTGTGGTACGCCTTCCGCGATCGGCGCAATCGCAAGCGCGATCTGCGCAAGCTGTGGATCGTCCGGATCAACGCCGCCGCGCGCTTGAACGGCACCACCTACAGCCGGCTGATCGCGAAGCTGCACGCCGGCAACATCCTGCTCAACCGCAAATTGCTCGCCGATCTCGCGGTGCGCGACCCGAAGGCCTTCACCCAGGTGGTTGAGGCCGCGGGCAAGTGA